In Corynebacterium aquatimens, one genomic interval encodes:
- a CDS encoding dynamin family protein, whose amino-acid sequence MVADKRQLQQERSNDLARLLQQAVEALGSGGPALAGPANELAQLVNRPMRVAIIGRLKSGKSTLVNALTETHIAATGSLECTMAVSVYEEGAPARAEVVGLDEATETIPLTGGVLKELPRPLDEVDFVRQFVPIARLRTLGIIDTPGTATLTVENEARTRRTLIDGAKDTKRASSWADGVVFLSDSAPRDDERTFLADLQMTPLTTIGVVSRADSFGAGAFGPVDPLQQAATYAGRIAQQLKGSVGVMVPLSGLLAESALTGRVRGETVRQLAALAPLDRATLLDFIEVGDPSRVVEGFSAAERDELLDVVGEYGLMYGRRAAAEGGPTGLMEWMRQTSGIDRLTEIITQDMPYYAMLQRAVRVVDVLEDLESNPAARDHVRWVMSVLLSQPAMERVLLYRSFIRTVASSPDSQLVPRISAAIQATIPAETAGVDPSAPPQAVQEALRRELGVMRELAMTPLSAAEDEARERLIVAYQAAWKQLGA is encoded by the coding sequence TTGGCTGGGCCCGCGAATGAGCTCGCGCAATTGGTCAACCGCCCGATGCGTGTGGCCATCATCGGCCGGCTCAAGTCAGGCAAATCCACTCTGGTCAACGCGCTGACGGAGACGCACATCGCGGCGACAGGGTCGCTGGAATGCACCATGGCGGTCAGCGTGTATGAGGAAGGAGCGCCCGCGCGTGCGGAGGTCGTGGGCCTCGACGAGGCGACGGAGACTATTCCGTTGACCGGCGGCGTGTTGAAGGAGCTTCCGCGGCCGCTGGACGAGGTGGACTTTGTCCGTCAGTTCGTCCCCATCGCGCGATTGCGCACGCTGGGTATCATCGACACCCCCGGTACCGCGACGCTCACCGTTGAAAATGAGGCGCGCACGCGACGCACGCTTATCGACGGCGCGAAAGACACCAAACGGGCCAGTTCCTGGGCGGATGGTGTGGTGTTCTTGTCGGATTCAGCGCCCCGCGATGATGAGCGGACCTTCCTCGCCGACTTGCAGATGACGCCGCTGACCACGATCGGTGTGGTGTCGCGCGCGGACTCTTTTGGCGCAGGTGCCTTTGGGCCTGTGGACCCGCTTCAGCAGGCTGCGACGTACGCGGGGCGGATTGCCCAGCAGCTCAAGGGAAGTGTTGGCGTGATGGTCCCGCTGTCGGGTCTTTTGGCGGAATCCGCGCTCACCGGCAGGGTGCGCGGGGAGACAGTGCGGCAGCTCGCGGCCTTGGCACCGTTGGACCGCGCGACATTATTGGACTTCATTGAGGTGGGCGATCCCTCCCGCGTGGTGGAGGGTTTCAGCGCCGCTGAGCGCGACGAACTGCTTGACGTGGTGGGGGAGTACGGGCTCATGTACGGGCGCCGCGCCGCAGCGGAGGGCGGGCCGACGGGGCTCATGGAGTGGATGAGGCAAACCTCCGGCATTGATCGCCTGACCGAAATCATCACCCAGGACATGCCGTATTACGCGATGCTGCAACGCGCGGTGCGGGTGGTAGACGTTCTCGAGGACCTAGAGAGCAACCCAGCAGCCCGTGATCATGTGCGGTGGGTGATGTCCGTTTTGCTCTCACAACCCGCTATGGAACGGGTGTTGTTGTACCGCAGTTTCATCCGCACCGTGGCGTCGTCCCCGGATTCACAGCTTGTTCCCCGTATCAGCGCCGCCATCCAGGCAACGATCCCCGCGGAAACCGCGGGCGTGGATCCGTCTGCTCCGCCGCAGGCCGTGCAGGAGGCTTTACGACGGGAACTCGGCGTCATGCGTGAGCTGGCAATGACCCCACTGTCTGCCGCGGAAGATGAAGCCCGCGAGCGCCTCATCGTCGCTTACCAAGCCGCTTGGAAGCAGCTTGGAGCTTAA
- a CDS encoding Hsp70 family protein — protein sequence MTTPWHLGIDFGTSNSAAAHTNPTSGGIETIALSHRSNLMPSAVYVESDGRGVLTGDAALREGRRDPSRLVLSPKRFIDHDTVQLEGDDVKTTTIISSVISTIAQRAKSQHAGEEPATVTLTHPERWSSHAVGTLIDAAQAAGISADSLRLISEPRAAAIHYASSAQMNPGQHVAVFDFGGGTLDIAVLRAEQGGDFRVVAAKGDNSLGGRTIDNLLFRWVVDQIDHDDPDLADELRSASPSVMNALQENIREAKEMLSDTSSATITISSPSGEHDVLITRDEFITIISQPIQRAAEMTEAVLRQAGVSSSDTPIFLTGGSSRIPYVHEQLGRVGRVTNLDDPKTVVARGAVAATLPGFSEPATGGHAPQFQQPSHHQPAQQETAQFAQQPQPAPQTQHTPQTQHTQQFQEAAPQYRAASAGAPSTASQNGSTPSSSPSMGANKKSKAPLFIGLAAAAALVIGGISWVALSGGDGGDNGGDTSNTADGGDSNGGDNGTGGNDSDSGNDGDSNKGGSKNALSVAEGLEGYVPLKELVPGAEKVMPAKLVDALSKCNTKSETPNDIAGGYLKWAKSSITLNGCNVGEVSTTGYRTYGIDLVVGEDAVELMKQAEESSDVTLKELGGNGNKSYFVERETGLAPFMAYYEDSQLVVISSLGANADEKTAETFAKDYGFK from the coding sequence ATGACTACGCCGTGGCACCTTGGCATCGATTTTGGTACGTCTAACTCTGCGGCGGCGCACACCAATCCCACGAGCGGTGGGATTGAGACCATTGCGCTGAGCCACCGGTCCAACCTGATGCCCTCTGCCGTCTACGTGGAGAGCGATGGCCGTGGCGTCCTCACTGGTGATGCCGCGTTGCGTGAGGGCCGGCGCGATCCCTCCCGTTTGGTGCTGTCCCCGAAGCGGTTCATTGACCATGACACCGTCCAGCTTGAGGGAGATGACGTAAAAACCACAACCATTATTTCGTCCGTGATCAGCACGATCGCGCAGCGCGCGAAGTCCCAGCACGCCGGCGAAGAGCCAGCGACGGTGACGTTGACCCACCCGGAGCGGTGGTCCAGCCACGCCGTGGGCACGCTTATCGACGCAGCACAGGCAGCGGGCATCTCGGCCGACTCTTTGCGTTTGATTTCTGAGCCGCGCGCGGCCGCTATCCACTACGCGTCCAGCGCACAGATGAACCCCGGCCAGCACGTCGCCGTTTTTGACTTCGGCGGCGGAACACTGGACATTGCCGTTTTGCGTGCGGAACAAGGCGGCGACTTCCGCGTCGTTGCGGCCAAGGGTGACAACTCCTTGGGTGGCCGCACCATCGATAACCTGTTGTTCCGCTGGGTCGTGGACCAAATCGACCACGATGATCCTGACCTGGCAGACGAGCTACGCTCCGCATCCCCCTCTGTCATGAACGCTTTGCAGGAGAACATCCGCGAAGCCAAGGAAATGCTGTCCGATACGTCTTCGGCGACGATCACCATTTCCTCCCCGAGCGGCGAGCATGACGTTTTGATCACCCGCGATGAGTTCATCACCATCATTTCCCAGCCCATTCAACGCGCTGCCGAAATGACCGAGGCCGTTTTGCGGCAAGCTGGCGTGAGCAGCTCCGACACCCCGATCTTCCTAACCGGTGGATCCTCCCGCATCCCGTACGTCCATGAGCAGCTTGGCCGCGTTGGCCGCGTGACCAACTTAGACGATCCGAAGACCGTGGTTGCCCGCGGCGCAGTCGCAGCAACCCTCCCCGGCTTCAGCGAACCAGCCACCGGCGGCCACGCCCCGCAGTTCCAGCAACCTTCCCACCACCAGCCCGCGCAGCAGGAGACAGCGCAGTTCGCGCAGCAGCCGCAACCGGCTCCGCAGACGCAGCACACTCCGCAAACGCAGCACACGCAGCAGTTCCAAGAGGCAGCGCCCCAGTACCGTGCAGCTTCTGCTGGCGCGCCGAGCACCGCCAGCCAGAACGGTTCTACGCCGTCGAGCAGCCCTTCAATGGGAGCGAACAAGAAGTCCAAGGCGCCGTTGTTCATCGGCCTCGCGGCTGCAGCTGCCCTGGTAATCGGCGGTATCTCCTGGGTTGCTCTCTCCGGTGGGGACGGCGGCGATAACGGCGGTGACACCTCAAACACCGCAGACGGCGGAGATTCCAACGGCGGCGACAACGGCACCGGTGGCAACGACAGCGACTCCGGAAATGACGGCGACTCTAATAAGGGCGGCAGCAAGAACGCGCTGTCTGTCGCTGAGGGTTTGGAGGGCTACGTGCCGCTTAAAGAACTCGTCCCGGGTGCAGAGAAAGTCATGCCAGCGAAGCTTGTTGATGCGCTGAGCAAATGCAATACCAAATCCGAGACCCCTAACGACATCGCTGGTGGGTATCTGAAGTGGGCTAAGTCCTCCATTACTTTGAACGGCTGCAACGTTGGTGAAGTCTCCACCACTGGGTACCGGACGTACGGCATCGATCTCGTCGTGGGCGAAGATGCAGTGGAGCTGATGAAACAGGCCGAAGAATCTTCCGATGTCACGCTCAAAGAGCTCGGCGGAAACGGAAACAAGTCTTATTTTGTTGAGCGTGAAACAGGCTTAGCTCCGTTTATGGCCTACTACGAGGATTCGCAACTGGTGGTTATTTCCTCACTCGGAGCCAACGCCGATGAGAAAACTGCTGAGACCTTCGCGAAGGATTACGGTTTCAAATAA
- a CDS encoding RNA polymerase sigma factor, giving the protein MDRATELELVERAQAGDQKAFAALIREAHRRMWAVAISVTGSAHDAEDAIQDAMISAWKNINRFKPEARFSTWMYRITSNAALQILRKRREIPDDQTGYDDVDSSAPISQEVTSTIVVREALNTLGDEFREAIILREYAGLTYDEIAAHQEVPVATVKSRLNRARTKLKEALVAAGVDSPH; this is encoded by the coding sequence GTGGACCGCGCAACGGAACTCGAACTCGTCGAGCGGGCTCAAGCTGGGGACCAGAAGGCCTTCGCCGCCCTCATCCGCGAGGCGCATCGCCGGATGTGGGCGGTTGCCATCTCTGTTACGGGAAGCGCCCATGATGCGGAAGACGCCATCCAAGACGCGATGATTTCTGCTTGGAAGAACATCAACCGCTTCAAGCCTGAAGCTCGTTTTTCCACGTGGATGTACCGCATCACGTCCAACGCTGCACTGCAGATTCTGCGCAAGCGCCGCGAGATCCCGGACGACCAGACTGGGTACGACGACGTGGATTCTTCTGCCCCCATTTCGCAGGAGGTCACCTCCACCATCGTCGTGCGTGAGGCGCTGAACACGCTTGGCGACGAATTTAGGGAAGCGATCATCCTCCGCGAATACGCCGGGCTGACCTATGACGAGATTGCTGCCCACCAAGAGGTCCCCGTGGCCACGGTGAAAAGCAGGCTGAATCGCGCGCGCACCAAGCTCAAGGAAGCATTGGTGGCCGCTGGCGTTGACTCCCCGCACTAA
- the rplU gene encoding 50S ribosomal protein L21, with the protein MYAIVKTGGKQYKVAEGDLLRVEKLEGEAGSKVELTPVLVVDGANVTSSADDLAKVNVSAEIVEHGKGPKINIMKYKNKTGYKRRIGHRQPQTTIKITGIK; encoded by the coding sequence ATGTACGCGATCGTCAAAACCGGCGGCAAGCAGTACAAGGTCGCTGAAGGCGACCTGCTCCGCGTCGAGAAGCTCGAGGGTGAAGCTGGCAGCAAAGTTGAGCTCACCCCGGTGCTTGTCGTCGACGGCGCAAACGTCACGTCCAGCGCAGACGACCTGGCTAAGGTGAACGTCTCCGCGGAGATCGTCGAGCACGGTAAGGGCCCGAAGATCAACATCATGAAGTACAAGAACAAGACCGGTTACAAGCGTCGCATTGGCCACCGCCAGCCGCAGACCACCATCAAGATCACCGGTATCAAGTAA
- the obgE gene encoding GTPase ObgE, whose protein sequence is MAQFVDRAVLHLQAGDGGHGCTSVHREKFKPLGGPDGGNGGHGGDIILEVSPQVHTLLDFKFRPHLKSERGGNGEGDHRNGARGQDLVLPVPVGTVVRSADGEILADLTEVGTRFVAAEGGFGGLGNAALATAKRKAPGFALKGEPGQAHDLILELKSMADVGLVGFPSAGKSSLVSVLSAAKPKIADYPFTTLQPNLGVVDVGHDTFTIADVPGLIPGASEGKGLGLDFLRHIERTAVLVHVVDTASMEPGRDPISDIEALESELDAYADQLEMDSGLGDLRERPRVIVLNKVDIPDAKELAEFLHDDLSERFGWPIYAISTATHEGLNDLKWALWEIVKRARRSRPKTVASASVQVIRPQAVDKHDDGVLVVPDPEFEGGWLVTGEKAQRWIRQTDFENDEAVGYLSDRLNKAGVEDQLRKLGANEGDTVTIGEISFDWEPSIGGDPTMAGRGQDARFGGSDRMSAAERKRASQARRGLIDEFDYGDDAQADTERWQG, encoded by the coding sequence ATGGCGCAGTTTGTTGACCGGGCGGTGCTACACCTCCAAGCGGGTGACGGCGGCCACGGCTGTACCTCGGTGCACCGCGAAAAGTTCAAGCCACTCGGCGGGCCTGACGGCGGCAATGGGGGCCACGGGGGAGACATCATTTTGGAAGTCTCGCCCCAAGTACACACCCTGCTGGACTTCAAGTTCCGTCCCCACCTGAAATCCGAACGCGGTGGAAACGGAGAAGGGGATCACCGAAACGGCGCGCGCGGCCAAGACTTGGTGCTGCCGGTGCCCGTTGGAACAGTGGTTCGCTCTGCTGACGGCGAGATTTTGGCTGACCTCACGGAGGTGGGCACTCGTTTTGTCGCGGCGGAAGGCGGCTTTGGTGGTTTGGGTAACGCGGCGTTGGCTACCGCGAAGCGCAAAGCGCCAGGTTTTGCGCTGAAAGGCGAACCGGGACAGGCGCACGACCTGATATTGGAACTGAAGTCCATGGCGGATGTGGGCCTTGTTGGCTTCCCCTCGGCAGGCAAATCGTCCTTGGTTTCTGTGCTGTCCGCTGCTAAACCGAAAATCGCGGACTACCCGTTCACCACGTTGCAGCCGAACCTTGGTGTGGTGGACGTGGGGCATGACACGTTTACCATCGCGGACGTCCCCGGCCTGATCCCCGGGGCAAGTGAGGGCAAGGGCCTTGGCTTGGATTTCCTTCGCCACATTGAGCGCACCGCGGTGTTGGTGCACGTGGTGGACACCGCCTCGATGGAACCGGGCCGGGACCCGATTTCTGACATTGAGGCTCTCGAATCCGAACTTGATGCCTATGCCGACCAACTAGAGATGGACTCGGGCTTGGGCGATCTACGCGAGCGCCCGCGCGTGATCGTGCTGAACAAGGTCGATATTCCCGATGCCAAAGAGCTCGCCGAATTCCTCCACGATGATCTCAGCGAGCGTTTCGGATGGCCGATTTACGCCATTTCCACGGCCACGCACGAAGGGCTCAATGACTTGAAGTGGGCCCTGTGGGAGATCGTGAAACGAGCTCGCCGGTCGCGCCCGAAGACCGTGGCGAGCGCTAGCGTGCAGGTCATTAGGCCACAGGCCGTCGATAAGCATGATGATGGCGTGCTTGTTGTGCCAGACCCCGAATTCGAAGGTGGCTGGCTGGTGACGGGGGAGAAGGCACAACGCTGGATCCGCCAGACCGACTTTGAAAATGATGAGGCCGTAGGCTACCTTTCTGACCGCTTGAACAAGGCTGGCGTGGAGGATCAACTGCGCAAACTCGGCGCCAATGAGGGCGACACGGTGACCATCGGCGAGATTTCCTTCGATTGGGAGCCGTCTATCGGTGGCGACCCCACGATGGCTGGCCGCGGCCAGGACGCGCGGTTTGGTGGTTCAGACCGCATGTCTGCTGCCGAACGCAAGCGCGCTTCCCAGGCACGCCGCGGACTTATCGACGAGTTCGACTACGGTGACGACGCGCAGGCCGACACCGAGCGCTGGCAGGGCTAG
- the proB gene encoding glutamate 5-kinase yields the protein MSTESATPASITSSRLRSHIATAKRVVVKIGTSSLVGPDFRVSQDRIDVIVDALEARMARGSDVVVVSSGAIAAGMEPLGLKLRPQDLATKQAAASVGQVHLAQAWAASFARYGRTIGQVLLTQADAGMRERARNAQRTIDRLRQLGVVPIVNENDTVATSEMRFGDNDRLSAIVSTLIAADALVLLSDVDGLYDKNPAEPGAKFIDEVRSGKDLDAVTAGDGGALGTGGMAAKVSAARLAARGGVPVLLTSADNITQALHDASVGTVFHTRPESKLSAWKFWALYAADAEGVLRLDQGAVDAVTRGGTSLLAVGITDTEGDFHAGDIVEILGPKGQAVGRGLTTYSARELGTMVGKRTEDLPEHQRRAVVHADYLSNFASRL from the coding sequence ATGTCCACTGAGTCCGCCACGCCTGCATCGATCACATCCTCACGCCTTCGCAGCCACATTGCTACCGCGAAGCGTGTGGTGGTCAAGATCGGGACGAGTTCCCTGGTGGGTCCGGACTTCCGGGTGAGCCAAGACCGGATTGACGTGATCGTGGACGCGCTTGAGGCGCGGATGGCCCGCGGCAGCGACGTGGTGGTTGTGTCCTCAGGTGCTATTGCGGCGGGCATGGAACCGCTGGGGCTGAAACTGCGTCCGCAGGATTTGGCAACGAAACAGGCGGCGGCATCGGTGGGCCAAGTACACCTAGCTCAGGCGTGGGCAGCGTCGTTTGCCCGCTATGGCCGCACGATTGGCCAGGTGCTTCTCACCCAGGCGGACGCGGGCATGCGTGAGCGGGCCCGCAACGCGCAACGCACGATTGACCGGTTAAGGCAGCTTGGTGTCGTTCCCATCGTCAATGAAAACGACACCGTGGCAACGTCGGAGATGCGCTTCGGCGACAACGACCGACTATCGGCGATTGTGTCCACGTTGATCGCTGCGGATGCGCTGGTGTTGCTGTCCGATGTGGATGGGTTGTATGACAAAAACCCGGCCGAACCGGGCGCGAAATTCATCGACGAGGTCCGCTCCGGCAAGGACTTAGATGCCGTCACTGCTGGCGACGGCGGCGCGTTGGGCACAGGCGGGATGGCCGCGAAGGTCTCCGCTGCCAGGCTGGCCGCGCGCGGCGGGGTGCCGGTGCTTCTCACATCGGCAGACAACATCACCCAAGCGCTACACGACGCATCGGTGGGCACCGTGTTCCACACTCGGCCTGAATCGAAACTTTCAGCGTGGAAGTTCTGGGCCCTGTACGCGGCGGATGCGGAAGGCGTCCTGCGGCTCGATCAGGGCGCGGTCGACGCGGTGACGCGCGGCGGCACCTCGCTGCTGGCGGTGGGAATCACCGACACCGAGGGCGATTTTCATGCCGGCGATATCGTCGAGATTCTTGGCCCCAAGGGCCAAGCGGTCGGCCGCGGACTGACTACGTACTCCGCCCGCGAACTTGGGACGATGGTGGGCAAGCGAACGGAGGACTTGCCTGAGCACCAACGCCGCGCGGTTGTTCACGCGGACTATTTGTCGAACTTCGCCTCGCGCCTTTAG
- a CDS encoding response regulator transcription factor: MSGAIRVMLIDDQELVRTGFRLVLSTEPDIDVVAEAEDGAAALELLRSGIEVDVCCMDVRMPRMNGIDATRVIVAEEHTTKVLILTTFDHDEYVYEALAAGASGFLLKDCGAQDLIAGIRTIAFGNAMLAPTATARLVERFRPHMKAPSPSARAEALSNDLSPREIEVLTAIGQGMSNQEIAASLFMAETTVKSYVGRLLTKLDARDRVHLVIIAYDAGLAVPKK, translated from the coding sequence ATGAGCGGCGCAATTCGCGTGATGCTTATCGACGATCAGGAGCTCGTCCGCACCGGCTTCCGCCTGGTTCTTAGCACTGAGCCTGATATTGACGTCGTTGCCGAAGCCGAGGATGGTGCCGCGGCGTTGGAATTACTGCGGTCCGGCATCGAAGTAGACGTGTGCTGCATGGACGTTCGTATGCCTCGCATGAACGGCATCGACGCAACCAGAGTCATCGTGGCCGAAGAACACACAACAAAAGTGCTCATCCTGACCACTTTTGATCACGACGAGTACGTCTACGAGGCACTCGCAGCCGGGGCATCGGGGTTCTTGCTTAAAGACTGTGGTGCGCAAGACCTCATAGCAGGGATCCGGACAATCGCATTCGGTAACGCGATGCTGGCCCCTACAGCCACGGCACGCCTCGTGGAGCGCTTCCGCCCGCACATGAAAGCGCCAAGCCCGAGTGCTCGAGCGGAGGCGTTGTCAAACGATCTGTCCCCTCGCGAGATCGAAGTGCTCACCGCTATCGGGCAAGGAATGTCGAATCAGGAGATTGCCGCCTCGCTGTTTATGGCGGAGACAACCGTGAAAAGTTATGTGGGACGTCTCTTGACCAAGCTCGATGCGCGCGACCGGGTACACCTTGTCATCATCGCCTATGACGCGGGACTAGCTGTGCCGAAAAAGTAG
- a CDS encoding sensor histidine kinase — MADNQGTFGQRLGHALEQQLDDRPLMWGAAAALILFPNTLLGALRLYPAPEEWPNVLLAMAFVTPLVFVFAKPELTMFLSVPPAVVQGCISYELTFGNVVPLLGLCAIAALRQWRPTVCWACATLLAFAAHRWASRLKYWLALDPAERAPKTVVDWTTDVFPELIAWVVPVGFAALLGRVVQMQKQRFLVERQKAAQLERDRALTMELAIAQERSRIAADVHDILAHSLAVIAVQTDAAAHLLKHDPAAASSAREAVEAAHDAAVIALRETRTLAHAIDSPVEEHAPQPTLGQLPDLVRSCDPTGARFNLVSEVDLDRVELGPSSHVALYRIVQEALTNVLRHASEDARAQVVVSEVPGHLRVEILNDGPTISIDDSRGNGLSNMAQRARSVGGEYAAGPRPGGGFAVVAQVPFLASEVAP; from the coding sequence ATGGCTGACAATCAGGGAACGTTCGGGCAGCGCCTCGGGCATGCTCTTGAACAGCAGTTGGACGACCGCCCCTTGATGTGGGGCGCCGCGGCGGCACTCATTTTGTTTCCGAACACGTTGTTAGGGGCTTTGAGGTTGTATCCCGCGCCCGAGGAATGGCCGAATGTGCTTCTTGCAATGGCATTCGTAACGCCCTTGGTGTTCGTCTTTGCCAAGCCTGAACTCACTATGTTCCTGAGCGTACCGCCGGCCGTCGTCCAGGGGTGCATTTCCTACGAGCTCACCTTCGGAAACGTTGTCCCCCTACTGGGCCTTTGCGCAATTGCCGCTCTACGACAGTGGAGGCCCACTGTCTGTTGGGCATGCGCCACACTGCTGGCCTTTGCCGCGCACAGATGGGCGTCGCGGTTAAAATATTGGCTAGCTTTAGACCCCGCCGAACGTGCCCCAAAAACAGTCGTCGACTGGACCACCGATGTATTTCCGGAGCTGATAGCGTGGGTCGTTCCGGTTGGCTTCGCTGCCCTGCTCGGCCGGGTGGTTCAGATGCAAAAACAGCGCTTCTTAGTCGAAAGACAAAAAGCTGCGCAGCTCGAGCGCGATCGCGCACTGACTATGGAACTAGCGATCGCGCAAGAGCGGTCCCGTATCGCTGCTGATGTGCACGACATTCTCGCTCATTCCCTCGCAGTCATTGCAGTGCAGACAGACGCCGCAGCACACCTACTCAAGCACGACCCCGCCGCTGCCTCATCGGCTCGCGAAGCGGTCGAAGCAGCTCACGACGCTGCGGTCATCGCTCTGCGCGAAACCCGCACGCTAGCTCATGCCATCGACTCGCCCGTAGAAGAGCACGCTCCCCAACCCACGCTTGGGCAGCTGCCGGACCTAGTGCGTTCCTGTGATCCGACGGGCGCGCGCTTCAACCTGGTCAGTGAGGTTGACCTCGACCGGGTTGAGCTCGGCCCCTCTTCCCACGTCGCGCTCTACCGCATCGTTCAGGAAGCGCTGACCAATGTGTTGCGCCACGCCAGCGAGGATGCCCGCGCCCAGGTAGTGGTGAGCGAGGTTCCTGGCCACCTGCGCGTTGAGATTCTCAACGACGGACCGACCATAAGCATTGACGATTCGCGTGGCAATGGTTTGTCGAACATGGCACAACGCGCCCGCAGCGTGGGCGGCGAGTACGCAGCTGGTCCGCGCCCAGGAGGCGGGTTTGCGGTGGTGGCCCAGGTTCCCTTCCTCGCGAGTGAGGTGGCACCATGA
- a CDS encoding ABC transporter ATP-binding protein, with protein sequence MGPSGSGKSTLLQCAAGLDSVDSGRVFLRGDELSAMSDDDLTLTRRERIGFIFQAFNLLPTMTARDNIALPLAMGRKKIDDAWFGHVVDMLGLRDRLSHRPAELSGGQQQRAAIARALITRPDIIFADEPTGALDQDTSETLLRFLRKCTDELGQTLIMVTHDPAVAQWSDRLIEFSDGRIVRDSDRQLVR encoded by the coding sequence ATGGGCCCGTCGGGTTCTGGGAAATCGACGCTGTTGCAGTGTGCTGCGGGACTTGATTCGGTGGACTCGGGTCGCGTGTTCTTACGGGGAGACGAGCTAAGCGCCATGTCCGATGACGATCTCACGCTCACCCGCCGCGAGCGCATCGGGTTTATTTTCCAAGCCTTCAACCTTTTGCCGACGATGACGGCCCGCGACAATATCGCCCTACCGTTGGCGATGGGCAGGAAGAAAATCGATGACGCATGGTTTGGTCATGTGGTGGACATGCTCGGCTTGCGTGACCGTCTCTCCCACCGTCCAGCAGAGCTTTCGGGAGGTCAGCAGCAGCGCGCCGCGATTGCTCGAGCGTTGATCACACGGCCGGACATCATTTTCGCCGATGAACCAACAGGAGCGCTCGACCAGGACACCAGCGAGACCCTTCTGCGATTCTTGCGGAAGTGCACTGATGAGCTTGGCCAAACGCTCATCATGGTGACGCATGATCCGGCAGTCGCCCAGTGGTCTGATCGACTCATCGAGTTCAGTGACGGCCGCATCGTCCGCGACTCCGACAGGCAACTGGTGAGATAG